The Cryptococcus neoformans var. neoformans B-3501A chromosome 7, whole genome shotgun sequence genome window below encodes:
- a CDS encoding hypothetical protein (HMMPfam hit to Pkinase, Protein kinase domain, score: 56.0, E(): 1e-13) translates to MDRRRLVIGQGRHGAVIAQPTPSVPTVWDKRSRPGTTDANQWRATSLGGLEGWQAVKIVSAPPDGRLRSMLPHDVGKEVAILKRLDHSNIVKLVEHHYDTDLLEHYLHFPLFVCTLTDLFRDPSFPFEPPAIPLPHPSPQSSLSVTTGLSYQLLTALDYLASNDVAHRDINPSNLLIDFCGNLKLVDFGTAWSGSSALMMDAQGGTVVGHDRSATGREQSQGDDDGGRACSSCNVGTGAYRAPELLFSPVRYDPYAVDSWAAGCVIAQMFRPFGSCYPHGFDDAGSDRDSDSDARSDSEEDSDNWSDDMEDPDPLDESWHRVRNSGGDGNGTGYRTDTATGGDNREMGERQPIFDASFGTLGLAASIFKIRGTPVLDIWPTFNQLPDAGKIEFPSSHPTPLTSPLILPHLQEGLDELMAVASEVIEGLLTLDPDRRLTAKKALQSRWFEGVDNVLVQGVCRPWVDVGKKSLERKVQSVWYDL, encoded by the exons ATGGACAGAAGACGCCTAGTCATTGGGCAAG GTCGACATGGAGCCGTGATTGCGCAACCAACGCCCTCAGTTCCCACAGTCTGGGATAAAAGGAGTAGACCAGGCACTACGGACGCCAATCAATGGAGAGCAACTTCTTTAGGCGGCCTGGAGGGATGGCAGGCCGTCAAGATTGTTTCTGCCCCCCCAGAtggaagattgagaagcATGCTGCCTCATGATGTAGGGAAAGAAGTTGCAATTCTCAAGAGATTGGATCACTCAAAT ATCGTCAAGCTTGTAGAGCACCACTACGACACCGATCTCCTCGAGCACTACCTTCACTTTCCATTATTTGTCTGCACTCTGACCGATTTATTCAGAgatccttcctttcccttcgaGCCACCTGCTATTCCTCTAccacatccttctcctcagtCGTCTCTCAGCGTCACCACAGGTTTATCATATCAGCTGCTCACAGCCCTCGATTATCTGGCATCCAATGACGTTGCCCACCGCGACATTAACCCGTCAAATCTCCTGATCGACTTCTGTGGGAACCTCAAGCTTGTCGATTTCGGTACTGCCTGGTCAGGCTCATCTGCCTTGATGATGGACGCCCAAGGCGGGACTGTCGTGGGGCATGATCGTTCAGCAACCGGGAGAGAACAAAGCCAGGGCGACGATGACGGTGGCAGGGCTTGCAGCTCATGTAATGTCGGAACGGGAGCCTATCGAGCACCGGAACTTTTGTTTTCACCAGTGAGGTACGATCCATACGCTGTAGACTCGTGGGCAGCGGGATGCGTGATTGCCCAAATGTTCAGGCCATTTGGGTCATGCTATCCCCATGGGTTTGATGATGCCGGAAGCGATAGGGATAGTGATAGCGACGCTAGAAGTGAcagtgaagaagacagtGACAATTGGAGCGACGATATGGAAGATCCAGATCCACTTGATGAGTCCTGGCATCGCGTACGAAATAGCGGTGGCGATGGAAACGGCACTGGTTATCGTACTGATACTGCAACTGGTGGTGATAATCGGGAGATGGGTGAAAGACAGCCAATATTCGACGCTAGCTTTGGTACATTAGGTTTGGCGGCTAGTATCTTCAAGATCAGGGGAACTCCAGTACTTGACATTTGGCCT ACCTTTAACCAGCTCCCAGACGCAGGCAAAATCGAATTCCCGTCCTCCCACCCCACCCCTTTAACCTCTCCActcattcttcctcatctccaagaAGGACTCGATGAATTGATGGCAGTAGCAAGTGAAGTGATAGAGGGTCTCTTGACGCTTGACCCCGATCGGAGGCTTACCGCCAAGAAAGCTCTACAGTCGAGATGGTTTGAAGGGGTGGATAACGTACTTGTGCAAGGTGTTTGTCGGCCATGGGTTGATgtagggaagaagagtttggaGCGCAAGGTTCAGAGTGTATGGTATGATTTATAA
- a CDS encoding hypothetical protein (HMMPfam hit to Cullin, Cullin family, score: 267.4, E(): 2.3e-77), translating into MSSLVVFPSTTNAFTSYRPSVRAHVDFIKPGSGSQHSTGRIVKLELPSLVQPQATDQLEPLFKSIDAILAGQPTPLSYQHITAFCQTVVLQDRDAASQLSDKCTSSIDRYTEIIRRELKGGILAKDRNTLGKLCESWQVWTARTTLLSSLLVHLDKVYHSSFSEPNILRSRAIAKFKSIVWQDSVIHAVIIDDIFRWLSEERQTGIPSSARPTILAVDKIAQTLQTFGELAIAYQDETHDYYTSALRNAVSEIEQGKRKAGEYAPWFLAKMVEEENRVRECFHTFTLQLLARDLRKVGQSETTDKVIELAVEQAMSNDEAKGFSELYHFSIETDKFASLVKSLENYLAKRVSTLISDPVNDPRMIDETLKLKRFAEKTVSNLFSEEDTEPLPADEDVKMISVEEKEEREKEKEAAKEKRQSVRMRMFELEEAVRSGFKTGMGSRQNAPAEWIAKHLDAAMRKGQGSGTEEQFNNHLDEIVTLIGFTKDKDVFKAFYSSQLAKRLLLNKSASNDQEKTMVAKLQKELGEEFTSGDVMMKDLQLSETLVRSYQLAQSRGPAQYGETSNFTANVLTESAWPAYPLLKDGWNFHLTPSLQSSIDDFTSWYTTQHKNRVLSWRFQLATVTLTARFPSGRYEVGVSLFQAVVLLLYNEIESLTFAEIKERTGIENNELVRTLQSLALGRKGTRVLLKKPSGKEVNPTDIFAWNKGFTSERIKFKINQIQQDMSAEESRKTNEQVALDRVSILEATIVRIMKSRKKLTLQLLIDGVVSDVSKRFPPDVKEIKKRVESLIEREFMARDEEDRSILHYVA; encoded by the exons ATGTCCTCTCTCGTGGTGTTCCCGTCTACAACAAATGCATTCACCTCTTACAGGCCAAGTGTAAGAGCGCACGTCGACTTTATCAAGCCCGGAAGCGGTAGTCAGCACTCCACGGGTCGCATCGTAAAGCTCGAGTTACCTT CTTTGGTCCAGCCACAGGCCACGGATCAACTTGAGCCATTATTCAAATCAATCGACGCAATATTGGCAGGCCAACCAACGCCATTAAGTTACCAACACATCACTGCATTCTGTCAGACTGTGGTCCTTCAAGATCGAGACGCTGCCTCCCAACTTTCCGACAAGTGCACCAGCTCAATTGATCGGTATACTGAAATCATTCGCAGGGAATTAAAAGGAGGCATTTTGGCCAAAGACAGGAATACATTGGGGAAATTATGTGAAAGTTGGCAAGTTTGGACTGCGAGAACG ACTCTTCTCAGCTCATTACTGGTTCACCTTGACAAAGTCTACCATAGTTCTTTTTCGGAACCTAACATCTTGCGATCCAGAGCGATTGCCAAATTTAAGTCCATCGTCTGGCAAGACTCTGTAATACACGCGGTAATTATCGATGACATTTTCAGATGGCTCTCAGAAGAAAGGCAAACTGGAAT TCCCTCGAGCGCCCGACCCACGATTCTGGCCGTAGACAAGATTGCGCAAACTCTCCAGACATTCGGCGAACTCGCGATTGCTTACCAAGATGAGACTCACGATTATTACACGTCCGCTTTGAGAAATGCGGTCTCTGAAATTGAGCAGGGTAAACGGAAGGCCGGAGAATACGCCCCCTGGTTCCTTGCCAAGATGGTCGAAGAGGAAAATCGGGTACGCGAGTGTTTCCATACGTTTACACTCCAACTATTGGCGCGCGACTTGAGAAAAGTGGGTCAATCCGAAACAACCGACAAAGTGATAGAGTTGGCTGTTGAACAAGCTATGAGCAACGACGAAGCAAAGGGGTTCTCAGAATTGTACCATTTTTCCATTGAAACTGATAAATTCGCTTCTCTCGTCAAATCTCTTGAAAACTACCTTGCCAAGAGAGTTTCAACACTCATTTCCGACCCAGTCAATGATCCACGTATGATAGACGAAACCCTCAAACTCAAACGTTTCGCCGAAAAAACTGTATCCAACCTCTTTTCCGAGGAAGACACCGAACCTCTTCCagcggatgaagatgtaAAGATGATTTCggttgaggagaaagaggagagagaaaaagagaaggaagctgcaaaggaaaagaggcaaagtgtgagaatgagaatgtTTGAACTCGAAGAAGCCGTCAGGTCGGGCTTCAAGACAGGAATGGGTAGTCGACAAAACGCCCCTGCCGAATGGATTGCCAAGCATCTCGATGCCGCCATGCGTAAAGGCCAAGGATCCGGCACTGAAGAACAGTTTAATAATCACTTGGATGAGATTGTCACACTGATCGGGTTTACCAAAGACAAAGATGTGTTCAAGGCATTTTACTCGAGTCAATTGGCCAAGAGGCTGTTGTTGAATAAAAGTGCGAGTAATGATCAGGAAAAGACCATGGTGGCAAAACTTCAAAAGG AGCTGGGAGAAGAATTCACGTCGGGAGatgtgatgatgaaggaccTTCAACTTTCAGAAAC GCTCGTACGATCATACCAACTGGCACAGTCCAGAGGTCCAGCACAGTATGGCGAGACATCCAACTTTACCGCCAACGTACTCACTGAGTCTGCATGGCCTGC CTATCCCCTCCTCAAAGACGGCTGGAATTTCCACCTTACTCCATCCCTTCAATCCTCAATCGACGATTTCACCTCCTGGTACACCACTCAACACAAGAACCGTGTCCTCTCCTGGCGATTCCAACTTGCAACTGTTACTCTTACCGCCCGATTCCCAAGTGGACGGTACGAAGTCGGGGTCAGCCTATTCCAGGCGGTCGTGCTCCTTTTGTATAATGAGATTGAAAGCTTGACATTTGCGGAAATTAAGGAGAGGACGGGTATCG AGAATAATGAATTGGTCAGAACACTTCAATCGTTAGCGCTAGGTAGGAAAGGTACCCGAGTTCTTCTTAAGAAGCCCTCCGGCAAGGAGGTCAATCCTACAGATATCTTTGCTTGGAACAAGGGCTTCACGAGCGAACGCATCAAATTCAAAATCAACCAGATCCAACAGGATATGTCT GCGGAAGAATCCCGCAAGACAAACGAACAAGTCGCTCTCGACCGAGTGTCCATCCTCGAAGCTACCATTGTCCGAATCATGAAATCCCGCAAGAAGCTTACCCTCCAGCTGTTGATTGATGGGGTCGTTAGCGACGTCTCAAAAAGGTTCCCGCCGGATGTGAAGGAGATtaagaagagggtggagaGCCTGATTGAACGAGAA TTCATGGCCCGAGACGAGGAAGATCGATCTATTCTCCACTATGTTGCTTAA
- a CDS encoding hypothetical protein (Match to ESTs gb|CF183848.1|CF183848, gb|CF183847.1|CF183847, gb|CF189455.1|CF189455; HMMPfam hit to Sugar_tr, Sugar (and other) transporter, score: 180.7, E(): 3e-51) has product MPDWHDIPNASDHLKWYQNKGTLKLNFFLSVIFVGMILNGYDGSLISGLQASDAWQEDLNHPRGVRLGMLNAVGNIAGFVVGPVIAYIDERWGRRWGIRFYGYTILIGSVIGCIAGVSNVNGYALFCTGRAIIGLGLASFLMTSLIVVQEIAHPRNRETVAASWNSYYILGSVIAAWVVFGCTGYMTNSWSWRIPYIIQVPMALYILIAVQFVPETPRFLLSQGREEEAFAFLVEYHGNGDRKDPLVLFEFEEMKEAIEQEKLAKAEKWKTILRTPSNRHRLGLAVLMIFLTNLSGSSIIYYYYTTVFDLVGITKSSVQTGINAGLTIFTWFCQIGAVYTGRFVGRRKIILWVWPTLLLGLIGLCVSSGVFANSTEGNTKAGVATVVMVWIYLGCFNFSNPILYSYPAEVQTYSMRSKGLLLWNTVSQLEGAYVTWVDAIALDSIGYKYYAVYMPLVIIQWFLVYFYMVETKGYTLEEIALAFDSKENLTSVNILPAIEQEQDVEDVETKRRSTEN; this is encoded by the exons ATGCCTGACTGGCACGATAT TCCCAACGCAAGCGATCACCTGAAATGGTATCAAAACAAGGGTACTCTCAAGCTCAATTT CTTCTTGAGTGTCATCTTTGTTGGAATGATCCTGAATGGAT ACGATGGATCCCTCATCTCTGGTCTCCAGGCCTCCGACGCCTGGCAAGAAGACCTCAATCACCCGCGTGGTGTTCGTCTAGGTATGCTTAACGCGGTCGGCAACATTGCCGGTTTCGTTGTGGGTCCTGTCATTGCGTACATCGACGAGCGCTGGGGAAGGCGTTGGGGTATTCGAT TTTACGGATACACGATTTTGATTGGATCCGTCATTGGCTGTATTGCCGGTGTGTCCAACGTGAACGGTTATGCTT TGTTCTGTACTGGTAGAGCCATTATAGGTCTTGGTCTtgcctccttcctcatgACCAGTTTGATTGTCGTTCAGGAGATCGCTCATCCTCGTAACCGTGAGACTGTGGCCGCCTCCTGG AACTCCTACTACATCCTTGGATCCGTCATTGCCGCCTGGGTAGTCTTTGGCTGCACTGGTTATATGACCAACTCATGGTCTTGGCGTATCCCTTATATCATTCAAGTGCCTATGGCCCtctacatcctcatcgCCGTCCAGTTTGTCCCTGAAACCCCTCGTTTTTTACTCTCCCAAGGCcgcgaggaagaggctttTGCTTTCTTGGTCGAATACCATGGGAATGGTGACCGAAAAGACCCTCTGGTGCTTTTcgagtttgaggagatgaaggaggcaATCGAGCAGGAGAAGCTTGCGAAGGctgagaaatggaaaaCCATTTTGAGAACTCCATCCAATAGGCATAGGTTAGGATTGGCCGTTCTTATGATTTTCTTGACCAAC CTGTCCGGAT CTTCCATTATTTACTACTACT ACACCACTGTGTTCGACCTCGTTGGTATTACGAAAAGCAGTGTGCAGACAGGTATCAACGCTGGCCTTACCATTTTTACCTGGTTTTGTCAGATTGGCGCCGTTTACACAGGACGTTTCGTTGGTCGCCGCAAGATTATCCTTTGGGTGTGGCCAACTTTGCTGCTTGGTTTAATTGGCCTTTGTGTGTCAAGCGGTGTGTTCGCTAATAGTACTGAGGGCAACACCAAAGCTGGTGTCGCGAC GGTCGTTATGGTCTGGATCTATCTCGGTTGTTTTAACTTCTCCAACCCAATCCTTTACTCTT ATCCCGCCGAAGTGCAGACGTACTCCATGCGCAGCAAAGGCCTCTTGCTTTGGAACACTGTATCGCAGCTGGAGGGTGCGTACGTCACTTGGGTTGATGCCATTGCCCTCGATTCTATTGGTTATAAGTACTACGCCGTCTATATGCCGTTGGTAATCATTCAGTGGTTCTTGGTCTACTTCT ACATGGTTGAGACCAAGGGTTACACCCTTGAGGAGATCGCTTTGGCTTTCGATAGCAAAGAAAATCTCACCTCTGTCAACATCTTGCCTGCCATTGAGCAAGAACAGGATGTGGAGGACGTGGAGACGAAGCGAAGGAGCACGGAGAATTAA
- a CDS encoding hypothetical protein (HMMPfam hit to Ribonuc_L-PSP, Endoribonuclease L-PSP, score: 53.1, E(): 7.4e-13), with amino-acid sequence MSGPEIISSEAFPLKPHNSPAAKVPGLIFCSGQIGNGEIEAATLESLTKLKELLELGGSSLEQIAKVNIFMKDINQFSAMNEVFSKVRTSFSCIIPTRCKQETDSRSKQFLPDPKPARTCIQAGKLPGGETSTIEIECIARA; translated from the exons ATGTCTGGTCCCGAAATCATCAGCTCTGAAGCCTTCCCTCTCAAGCCTCACAACT CTCCTGCCGCCAAAGTCCCTGGTCTCATATTTTGCAGTGGGCAAATTGGTAACGGCGAGATCGAAGCTGCGACT CTTGAGTCGTTGACAAAATTAAAGGAACTCCTCGAGCTTGGCGGTTCCTCCTTAGAGCAGATTGCTAAGGTAAATA TCTTCATGAAAGATATCAATCAGTTCAGTG CCATGAATGAGGTCTTCTCCAAGGTTCGCACTTCGTTCTCCTGTATCATACCAACTCGCTGCAAGCAAGAAACTGACTCTCGATCAAAACAGTTCCTTCCCGACCCTAAACCCGCGAGGACATGTATTCAAGCCGGAAAGCTTCCGGGCGGAGAGACCTCGACCATCGAAATTGAATGCATCGCTCGGGCTTAG
- a CDS encoding hypothetical protein (Match to ESTs gb|CF186383.1|CF186383, gb|CF194249.1|CF194249, gb|CF193232.1|CF193232), producing MDPETQLKQNPGYDPKHDSAGAKHPNLGQGHAGANPQTGEAFEYAPQGAHSRLDRKDERNHGDALADAKRVEKLEKHAEAEHERALKKPTAVAEAHGNEPSRGAQKDEELVGDDEEELRKKQQAKQQSKEAHKPKHP from the exons ATGGACCCCGAGACTCAGCTTAAACAGAACCCCGGTTACGACCCCAAGCACGACTCTGCTGGTGCCAAGCACCCCAACCTTGGTCAAGGCCATGCTG GCGCCAACCCCCAAACTGGCGAGGCCTTTGAGTATGCTCCTCAAGGCGCCCACTCCCGACTGGACCGAAAAGACGAGCGAAACCACGGTGATGCTCTTGCCGACGCCAAGCGAGTCGAGAAGCTCGAAAAGCATGCTGAGGCTGAGCACGAGAGAGCCCTCAAGAAGCCTACCGCTGTTGCTGAGGCCCACGGTAATGAGCCAAGCCGAGGAGCCcagaaggatgaagaacttgtcggcgatgatgaagaggagttgaggaagaaacaGCAAGCCAAGCAGCAGAGCAAGGAAGCTCATAAGCCGAAGCATCCTTAG
- a CDS encoding hypothetical protein (Match to ESTs gb|CF190375.1|CF190375, gb|CF194910.1|CF194910, gb|CF194802.1|CF194802; HMMPfam hit to HSP9_HSP12, Heat shock protein 9 / 12, score: 86.0, E(): 9.2e-23): protein MSDAGRQSFTDKAGAALKPDSEKSYLEQAKDTIGGKADSAASTGQPQSQKSYTQEIGDTFSGNKNDNQESLTDKAKNAFGANQ, encoded by the exons ATGTCCGACGCTGGCAGGCAATCTTTCACCGACA AGGCTGGTGCTGCTCTTAAACCCGACTCTGAGAAGTCTTATCTCGAACAGGCCAAGGACACCATTGGCGGCAAGGCAGAC TCTGCTGCTTCTACTGGCCAGCCCCAATCGCAGAAGTCTTACACCCAGGAGATCGGTGACACGTTCTCCGGCAACAAGAACGACAACCAGGAGTCTCTTACTGATAAGGCCAAGAACGCCTTTGGGGCCAACCAGTGA
- a CDS encoding hypothetical protein (HMMPfam hit to PMSR, Peptide methionine sulfoxide reductase, score: 264.2, E(): 2.2e-76), with protein sequence MVNFKNPPAPTVPSAIKAKESLKPGEGVEQAIFASGCFWGTEHLFTKHYGNLPQFSAISGYIGGHAESPSYRQVCTGATGHAEAVKVTYQTGSVAYAELVEFFYRTHDPTTVDRQGPDTGTQYRSAIFYTTPEQEETAKKVTAEVQEKYLKGRPIVTQIAKAGTFYQAEDYHQNYLDNNPGGYECPTHRFYW encoded by the exons ATGGTCAATTTCAAAAACCCCCCTGCCCCTACTGTACCGAGTGCTATCAAGGCGAAGGAAAGTCTCAAGCCTGGTGAAGGTG TCGAACAAGCCATCTTCGCCTCTGGATGCTTC TGGGGTACTGAACACCTCTTCACAAAGCACTATGGAAACCTTCCCCAGTTCTCTGCTATTTCAGGTTACATTGGTGGTCATGCCGAAAGCCCCT CATACAGACAAGTCTGTACAGGAGCTACCGGCCATGCCGAGGCTGTCAAAGTGACTTACCAAACCGGATCTGTTGCCTATGCTGAGCTCGTGGAATTCTTCTATCGAACACACGACCCTACCACCGTTGATAGGCAAGGCCCGGACACTGGTACTC AGTACCGAAGCGCTATCTTTTACACAACACCGGAGCAAGAGGAGACTGCTAAAAAGGTGACTGCGGAGGTTCAAGAGAAGTA TCTTAAGGGAAGACCCATTGTTACTCAGATTGCCAAGGCTGGTACTTTCTACCAGGCGGAGGATTATCACCAAAACTACT TGGATAACAACCCTGGAGGATACGAGTGCCCTACTCATAGATTCTACTGGTAG
- a CDS encoding hypothetical protein (Match to EST gb|CF192404.1|CF192404; HMMPfam hit to Alpha-amylase, Alpha amylase, catalytic domain, score: 221.3, E(): 1.8e-63) gives MAHHANEDHHGKPGNFTMMQYFEWYAEGGGVHWKKYESESERLANMGITACWIPPPTKGSSPKGTGYDIYDVWDLGEFDQKGSVGTKWGTKEDLLKAIKAASEKGIITYIDAVLNHKAGADDKEEFMATMVDENNRNKEVGEMHNIEGWTKFTFPGRGDKYSDMKWNFNHFTGVDYDAKTETTAIFKHWATDVDKENGSFDYLMFADIDHSHPDVEAELNKWGKWVLQETGAYGFRFDAVKHISQSFIAQFVKQLREGENSKTKAFCVGEFWHDSVDALEAYLDGLGTQFSCFDSCLQDNFHQAGEARENYDLRKIFDGSLVQRRPLDAVTLVDNHDTQIGQSLERWVSSAFKPLAYALILLRVDGYPCVFYGDLYGCGGENPQEPMNQLEDIVRCRKLFAHGELRDYWDHPNCLAWVRVGDEENDGCVVVICNGKDAGSKRCEGEVTIGDDGWAEFYSPPESISIWTKVDARGRDEFQK, from the exons ATGGCTCACCACGCGAACGAAGATCACCATGGCAAGCCTG GAAACTTTACAATGATGCAGTACTTCGAATGGTACGctgaaggtggtggtgtACACTGGAAAAAGTATGAAAGCGAATCCGAAAGACTGGCCAATATGGGCATCACTGCCTGTTGGATTCCTC CTCCTACCAAAGGCTCTAGCCCTAAGGGTACAGGATATGATAT CTATGATGTCTGGGACTTGGGAGAGTTCGACCAGAAGGGATCTGTCGGTACCAAATGGGGTACTAAAGAAGATCTTTTAAAAGCAATTAAGGCTGCTTCTGAGAAGGGCATTATCACTTACATTGATGCTGTCTTGAATCACAA GGCCGGCGCTGATGATAAAGAAGAATTTATGGCCACCATGGTGGACGAGAATAACCGTAACAAGGAAGTAGGAGAAATGCACAACATTGAAGGCTGGACCAA GTTCACTTTCCCTGGCAGAGGCGACAAGTACTCCGACATGAAGTGGAATTTTAACCATTTCACAGGGGTAGACTATGACGCAAAGACTGAGACTACCGCTATCTTCAAG CATTGGGCCACCGATGTTGATAAAGAAAACGGGTCTTTCGATTATCTCATGTTT GCCGATA TTGACCATTCACACCCGGATGTTGAGGCCGAACTCAA CAAATGGGGTAAATGGGTCCTCCAAGAGACAGGTGCCTACGGTTTCCGGTTCGACGCCGTCAAACACATCTCT CAATCTTTCATTGCCCAGTTTGTCAAGCAACTTCGAGAAGGCGAGAACTCCAAGACAAAGGCTTTCTGCGTCGGAGAGTTCTGGCATG ACTCTGTCGACGCTCTTGAAGCATATCTTGATGGACTTGGGACACAGTTTTCCTGCTTTGACTCATGCTTGCAAG ATAATTTCCAC CAAGCTGGAGAAGCGAGGGAGAATTACGACCTGCGAAAGATTTTTGACGGTTCCCTTGTTCAACGTCGACCCCTCGATGCCGT GACTCTCGTTGACAAC CACGACACTCAGATCGGTCAATCTCTTGAGAGATGGGTATCCTCAGCCTTCAAACCCTTGGCCTACGCTTTAATCCTCCTACGTGTTGACGGTTACCC GTGTGTGTTCTACGGCGATCTTTATGGATGTGGCGGAGAGAACCCCCAGGAGCCCATGAACCAGCTCGAAGACATTGTTCGCTGCCGAAAGCTTTTCGCTCACGGCGAGCTTCGTGATTACTGGGACCATC CCAATTGCCTTGCTTGGGTCCGTGTTGGCGACGAGGAGAATGACGGTTGTGTTGTCGTGATTTGCAACGGGAAAGATGCCGGTTCGAAGCGGTGCGAA GGAGAGGTTACcattggagatg ATGGCTGGGCCGAGTTTTACTCCCCTCCCGAGAGTATTTCCATCTGGACTAAGGTGGATGCCCGTGGAAGGGATGAATTCCAGAAGTGA